A genomic segment from Flavobacterium sp. 9R encodes:
- a CDS encoding peptide MFS transporter, with protein sequence MWKNHPKALPYLFLSEMWERFGYYLMIGIFTLYLKDVEAGFSMTEKEASDLYGTFIALVFLTPFIGGLIADRYLGYKKSIIIGGLMMGVGYLIMGVHSIPMLYTAMTLVIVGNGFFKPNISTLLGNFYNDEQYKDRKDEGYNIFYMGINVGAFICNFFGAALKILFGWQEAFMAAGVGMFIGVLVFMLGTKHYGDKTEKKGVQEGDMPFYKIVLFILLPSLIFGVIGWLIKGITSDTNLDSSIFGSDSTDAFVFACIPVIFFYGSLYFKAKVEDKRPIGALLSIFAVVILFWAVFKLNGSALNNWGDKYTDRELTGVAQQIGSKLVLTDTLTYKKDSVALYDAAFRIQKEDGKVIKVVDYPLYFRNVAKEKLPKEESKIYTWSANLSQSINPGWVILLTPLVVAFFTFLRSRKKEPSTPTKIAFGLLISALSVLVMVAAVHIGNNGAEKVSVWWLVANYGVITIGELFLSPMGLSVVSKLSPKNITSLMMGGWFLATSIGNKLSGVLASMWDSYENKANFFWINFSLLMFATLLMFALVKELNKVMKEKGIN encoded by the coding sequence ATGTGGAAAAATCATCCTAAAGCCCTGCCTTATTTGTTTTTGTCTGAAATGTGGGAACGTTTCGGTTATTATTTAATGATTGGAATTTTTACGCTTTATCTGAAAGATGTAGAAGCTGGATTTTCAATGACCGAAAAAGAAGCTTCGGATTTGTATGGAACATTTATCGCTTTGGTATTCTTGACTCCCTTTATTGGTGGATTAATTGCTGACCGTTATTTGGGTTATAAAAAATCCATTATAATTGGCGGATTAATGATGGGGGTAGGGTATCTAATTATGGGAGTGCACAGCATTCCAATGTTGTACACTGCGATGACGTTAGTGATTGTTGGGAATGGTTTCTTTAAACCCAATATCTCTACCTTATTAGGGAATTTCTATAACGATGAGCAATACAAAGACCGAAAAGACGAAGGGTACAACATTTTCTATATGGGAATCAATGTAGGGGCTTTCATTTGTAATTTCTTTGGTGCGGCACTAAAAATTCTTTTTGGCTGGCAAGAAGCTTTTATGGCTGCTGGTGTGGGGATGTTTATTGGTGTTTTGGTATTTATGTTGGGCACCAAACATTATGGAGATAAAACTGAAAAGAAAGGGGTTCAAGAAGGCGATATGCCTTTTTATAAAATTGTTCTTTTTATATTATTACCTTCATTGATTTTTGGAGTAATTGGTTGGTTGATAAAAGGAATTACTTCGGATACTAATCTTGACAGTTCCATTTTTGGTTCGGATAGTACTGATGCTTTTGTGTTCGCTTGTATTCCTGTGATTTTCTTTTACGGAAGTCTTTACTTTAAAGCTAAGGTGGAAGATAAACGACCTATTGGAGCTTTGCTTTCAATTTTTGCAGTTGTGATTTTATTTTGGGCGGTTTTTAAATTGAATGGTTCTGCACTCAACAATTGGGGTGATAAATATACTGATAGAGAATTAACAGGTGTGGCACAACAAATAGGTTCAAAGTTGGTACTAACTGACACGCTAACTTATAAGAAAGATTCTGTTGCCTTGTACGATGCCGCTTTTAGAATTCAGAAAGAAGATGGAAAAGTCATCAAAGTGGTGGATTATCCTTTGTATTTTAGAAATGTAGCCAAAGAAAAATTGCCTAAAGAAGAAAGTAAAATCTATACTTGGTCGGCGAACCTGAGCCAATCGATTAATCCAGGTTGGGTAATTCTTTTGACGCCTTTGGTCGTGGCGTTTTTTACTTTTTTGCGTAGCAGAAAAAAGGAACCCTCAACACCTACCAAAATTGCTTTTGGATTATTGATTTCAGCTTTATCGGTCTTGGTTATGGTGGCTGCGGTTCATATTGGTAATAATGGAGCAGAAAAAGTTTCCGTATGGTGGTTGGTGGCCAATTATGGAGTAATAACTATTGGAGAATTATTCTTAAGTCCGATGGGATTATCTGTGGTCTCAAAATTAAGTCCCAAAAACATCACCTCTTTGATGATGGGTGGTTGGTTTTTGGCCACTTCAATTGGTAACAAATTAAGCGGCGTTTTGGCCAGTATGTGGGATTCTTATGAAAACAAAGCTAATTTTTTCTGGATTAATTTTAGTCTTTTAATGTTTGCAACATTACTGATGTTTGCTTTGGTAAAAGAATTGAATAAGGTTATGAAAGAAAAAGGAATTAATTAA
- the surE gene encoding 5'/3'-nucleotidase SurE — MAAKKPLILITNDDGISAPGIQALISVMTQIGNVIVVAPDKPQSAMGHAITINSTLYLNKLSKEGDVITQYSCSGTPVDCVKMATNEILKQKPDLCVSGINHGSNSSINVIYSGTMSAAVEAGIEGIPAIGFSLLDYNWDADFSPILSFVKKIALETLEKGLPAGVVLNVNFPKLEEKEIKGIKICRQAKAQWVEKFDKRKTPFGKEYYWLSGEFINQDKGEDTDEWALENGYISVVPVQFDLTAHHTIQQLNTWNWNE, encoded by the coding sequence ATGGCAGCCAAAAAACCACTAATATTGATTACAAATGACGACGGAATTTCAGCTCCTGGAATCCAAGCCTTGATTAGTGTAATGACTCAAATTGGAAATGTTATCGTTGTTGCTCCAGACAAACCTCAGAGTGCAATGGGACACGCCATCACCATCAACAGCACTTTATATTTGAATAAACTTTCGAAAGAGGGCGATGTCATCACCCAATACAGCTGTTCTGGAACTCCAGTAGATTGTGTAAAAATGGCGACTAATGAAATCTTGAAACAAAAACCAGATTTATGCGTTTCAGGCATCAATCACGGGTCAAATTCATCAATTAATGTCATTTATTCAGGAACTATGAGTGCGGCTGTTGAAGCTGGCATCGAAGGTATTCCTGCCATTGGATTTTCGCTTTTGGATTATAATTGGGATGCTGATTTTTCACCCATTTTGTCTTTCGTAAAAAAAATAGCCCTCGAAACCCTAGAGAAAGGTCTTCCAGCTGGGGTTGTTTTGAACGTCAATTTTCCAAAATTAGAAGAAAAAGAAATTAAAGGCATCAAAATTTGTCGACAAGCCAAAGCACAATGGGTGGAAAAATTCGATAAAAGAAAAACACCTTTCGGAAAAGAATACTATTGGCTAAGTGGTGAATTCATCAATCAAGACAAAGGCGAAGATACTGATGAATGGGCTTTAGAAAATGGATATATTTCGGTAGTACCTGTTCAATTTGACTTGACAGCACATCACACAATACAACAACTCAACACTTGGAATTGGAATGAATAA
- the lpxB gene encoding lipid-A-disaccharide synthase, producing the protein MKYYIIAGEASGDLHGSNLMKSIYQEDPTAEIRFWGGDLMQKVGGTLVKHYRDLAFMGFAEVVMNLKTILNNIKICKTDILAFQPDVIVFIDYPGFNLRIAKWSKALGFKNHYYISPQIWAWKESRIKEIKRDIDKMYVILPFEKTFYEDKHHFPVSFVGHPLIDAIQAHPVIDDATFRKENQLNHLPIIALLPGSRKQEITKMLSVMLSVADDFKDYQFVIAGAPSQEYSFYQQFITSENIKFLSNKTYDLLQHATAALVTSGTATLETALFKVPEVVCYKGNWISYQIAKRIITLKYISLVNLIMDKEVVTELIQDDCNTKHIASELQKILDPEHRKVVQENYTILEEKLGGKGASSVTAKLIVADLK; encoded by the coding sequence ATGAAATACTACATCATTGCAGGAGAAGCTTCAGGAGATTTGCACGGTTCTAACTTGATGAAATCAATTTACCAAGAAGACCCAACTGCCGAAATTCGTTTTTGGGGTGGAGACTTAATGCAAAAAGTTGGTGGCACTTTAGTAAAGCACTACCGAGATTTAGCATTTATGGGATTTGCTGAAGTGGTTATGAATTTAAAAACCATTCTCAACAACATCAAAATATGCAAAACCGATATTCTCGCCTTTCAACCTGATGTCATAGTTTTTATTGATTATCCTGGTTTTAATTTGAGAATTGCCAAATGGTCAAAAGCCTTAGGGTTCAAAAATCACTATTATATTTCACCACAAATTTGGGCTTGGAAAGAAAGCAGAATTAAGGAAATTAAGAGAGATATTGATAAAATGTATGTGATTCTTCCGTTTGAAAAAACATTTTACGAAGACAAACATCATTTTCCAGTTTCCTTTGTAGGCCATCCACTTATAGATGCCATACAAGCGCATCCCGTAATCGATGATGCTACTTTCAGGAAAGAGAACCAATTGAACCATTTACCAATTATTGCGCTATTGCCAGGTAGCCGCAAACAAGAAATCACCAAAATGCTTAGCGTTATGCTTAGCGTAGCCGATGATTTTAAAGACTATCAATTTGTAATCGCAGGAGCGCCAAGTCAGGAATATTCTTTTTACCAACAATTCATTACTTCAGAGAATATTAAATTTTTATCGAACAAAACCTATGATTTGTTGCAACACGCTACGGCAGCTCTAGTTACCTCTGGAACAGCAACACTTGAAACGGCATTATTCAAAGTACCTGAAGTGGTTTGTTATAAAGGAAATTGGATTTCATACCAAATAGCCAAACGCATCATCACTCTAAAATACATTTCCCTTGTCAATTTGATTATGGACAAAGAGGTCGTTACTGAGTTGATTCAAGACGATTGCAACACCAAACATATTGCATCAGAATTACAAAAAATTCTAGACCCTGAACATCGAAAAGTTGTCCAAGAAAACTATACTATACTTGAAGAAAAATTGGGAGGAAAAGGAGCAAGTAGTGTTACCGCAAAATTAATTGTAGCCGACTTAAAATAA
- a CDS encoding peptide MFS transporter: MESNITLEQIQNFKGKYPKQLWYLFFSEMWERFCFYGMRGMLVVFMVSHLGMNEKVANLQYGATQAWVYAFTFIGGLFADKILGLRKSLFWGGILMIIGSVILAVDPKNFFFIGLGFTIVGTGFFKPNISSMVGQLYPDGDPRRDAGFSFFYMGVNLGALIGGYICIAVAEGSMWQSIVPEHLRWNVGFGFAAIVMIISLLTFTQTQKSLGPIGLSPLKEIMVSKRKKLEIITYVGSLLVIPLIIVMVANTHYTDYFMICIGPASILYLLYEMKNFTLAENKKLFAALIFIIFSIFFWAFFEQSGGSLSLFAVNNLNNTIGGVVLSPNGVNNSANSLFVIGFAALVGLVWLWLDKRKIEPNTVVKFGLAFLFLAGGFWVFYYTKFFADGFGRTSLGIFTFGWFVITLGELCLSPIGMSAMTKLSPSKTQAVIMGMWFLASAYGQYFAGILGANIAEASEQSSNIEKLNVYADGYLQLAIYALIAGVVLILLSPLVRKLMQEVK, encoded by the coding sequence ATGGAATCAAATATAACATTAGAACAAATTCAGAATTTTAAAGGGAAATACCCAAAACAATTGTGGTATTTGTTCTTTAGTGAAATGTGGGAGCGCTTTTGTTTTTACGGAATGCGCGGTATGTTGGTGGTCTTTATGGTGAGTCATCTTGGGATGAACGAAAAGGTTGCCAATTTGCAATACGGAGCTACTCAAGCTTGGGTATATGCGTTTACTTTTATCGGTGGCTTGTTTGCCGATAAGATTTTAGGTCTTCGAAAGTCACTCTTTTGGGGTGGAATTCTAATGATTATAGGGAGTGTTATTTTGGCTGTCGACCCCAAGAATTTTTTCTTTATTGGTCTTGGTTTTACGATTGTAGGAACTGGTTTTTTTAAACCCAATATTTCATCAATGGTAGGGCAATTATATCCTGATGGTGACCCTAGACGTGATGCTGGTTTTTCTTTCTTTTATATGGGGGTAAATCTAGGTGCCTTGATTGGTGGTTATATCTGTATCGCTGTTGCCGAGGGGTCAATGTGGCAATCAATTGTTCCTGAACATTTGCGTTGGAATGTAGGTTTTGGTTTCGCTGCGATTGTAATGATTATTAGTTTATTGACTTTTACCCAAACCCAAAAAAGTTTAGGTCCAATTGGTCTTTCTCCATTAAAAGAGATAATGGTCTCTAAACGCAAGAAATTAGAAATAATAACTTATGTAGGGTCATTACTTGTTATTCCTTTGATTATTGTGATGGTAGCCAATACACATTATACTGATTACTTTATGATTTGTATCGGACCCGCTTCCATTTTGTATTTGTTATACGAAATGAAAAACTTCACTTTAGCAGAGAATAAAAAGTTATTTGCAGCGCTGATTTTCATTATTTTCTCCATTTTCTTTTGGGCTTTTTTCGAGCAAAGCGGAGGCTCACTGAGTTTGTTTGCTGTTAATAATTTAAACAATACCATTGGAGGAGTTGTTTTGAGTCCTAACGGAGTCAATAATTCTGCAAATTCTCTTTTTGTGATTGGTTTTGCCGCACTTGTTGGATTAGTTTGGCTTTGGTTAGACAAAAGAAAAATTGAACCCAACACGGTGGTTAAGTTTGGTCTTGCTTTTTTATTCTTAGCAGGTGGCTTTTGGGTTTTTTATTATACGAAGTTTTTTGCTGACGGTTTTGGTCGAACTTCTTTAGGTATCTTTACTTTTGGATGGTTTGTGATTACTTTGGGGGAGTTATGTTTGTCACCTATCGGAATGTCTGCAATGACGAAACTGTCACCTTCCAAAACACAAGCCGTAATTATGGGAATGTGGTTCTTGGCTAGTGCTTACGGGCAGTATTTTGCTGGTATTTTGGGGGCTAACATTGCAGAAGCTTCGGAGCAATCGAGCAATATAGAGAAGCTCAATGTTTATGCCGACGGATACTTACAATTAGCCATTTATGCTTTAATTGCTGGTGTGGTTTTGATTTTACTTTCACCATTGGTTAGAAAATTAATGCAAGAAGTAAAATAG
- a CDS encoding ComEC/Rec2 family competence protein, whose product MFILMAFGIVLLANKFTIATTKKNLVFEAAILFLSFAVGIGILVTHTDSNRKNNYSNHPTVYEKANWIEVVVREKLKSSPQNNRYIAYVQNVNNQSLEGKILITTPKTNNTKEIVVGHRLRFKTKLIKTEKPKNPNQFDYSAYLKNKQIYAQAFLPTEDIHYHQALIKDVWYYSATLRNTIVTHLEQSGFDKKALPVAMALLLGQQQDIDPNITKDYQYAGAVHILSVSGLHIGFIVLFINFLMRPIPNTQKGRFLKLSISLLSLALFGVLAGLAPSVVRSITMFSFVAIGHYWRRSTNIYHTLVVSIFLILLFQPYFLFDVGFQLSYAALFFIVWLQPMLANYWTPKNKILQFFWDIITVSFAAQLGTLPLSVYYFHQFPGLFFVTNLLVLPLLSVIMLLGVIVMTIAAFSALPIWCIKPLEWGITVMNSIIHWVASFESFIFTNIPSTFNLMLASYCLLIALVLWWKKKTFKRTALVLSTIIVVQIIFIKNKLDFGNSKEWIVLNTSKKTIICQRIGKEIEVISNDLPSNEIQKNMVLQNYATGTFSGITEQSPLKNVAYFNGNRILILDSSSVYFPNKATDVLLLTASPKVNLERIIKNNRPKLVVADASNYKSLVNLWKQTCNQQKIPFHSTREKGYFYIKE is encoded by the coding sequence GTGTTTATACTAATGGCGTTTGGAATTGTACTCTTAGCAAATAAATTCACTATTGCTACAACAAAGAAAAACTTAGTATTTGAAGCCGCAATTCTATTCCTTTCATTTGCTGTAGGAATAGGTATTTTAGTAACTCATACCGATAGTAATCGCAAAAACAATTATTCAAATCATCCGACAGTTTATGAAAAAGCAAATTGGATTGAAGTTGTTGTCAGAGAGAAACTCAAAAGTTCACCTCAAAACAATAGGTATATTGCTTACGTTCAAAACGTAAACAATCAAAGTCTCGAAGGCAAAATTTTAATTACAACCCCAAAAACCAACAATACCAAAGAAATTGTAGTTGGGCATAGACTGAGATTTAAGACCAAATTGATAAAAACTGAAAAACCTAAAAACCCCAATCAGTTTGATTACTCAGCTTATCTCAAAAATAAACAAATTTACGCTCAAGCCTTTCTTCCAACAGAAGACATACACTATCATCAAGCACTTATAAAAGATGTTTGGTATTATAGCGCTACTTTAAGAAACACCATTGTGACTCATCTTGAACAAAGTGGGTTTGACAAAAAAGCTTTGCCAGTAGCGATGGCATTACTATTGGGACAACAACAAGATATAGACCCCAACATTACAAAGGATTATCAATACGCGGGTGCTGTACATATTTTATCTGTTTCTGGATTACATATTGGCTTTATAGTACTGTTCATCAATTTTTTGATGCGACCGATACCCAATACTCAAAAAGGAAGATTCCTTAAGCTATCCATCTCTTTACTTAGCTTAGCGCTTTTTGGTGTTTTAGCAGGATTGGCTCCCTCTGTTGTTCGTTCTATCACAATGTTTTCTTTTGTTGCCATAGGACACTATTGGAGACGAAGCACGAATATTTATCATACTCTAGTTGTTTCAATATTTTTAATACTATTATTTCAACCCTACTTTTTATTCGATGTAGGCTTTCAATTGAGTTATGCAGCTTTGTTTTTTATTGTTTGGCTACAACCAATGTTGGCAAATTATTGGACACCTAAAAACAAGATTCTACAATTCTTCTGGGATATTATTACGGTTTCTTTTGCCGCACAACTAGGAACATTACCGTTAAGTGTTTATTATTTTCATCAATTCCCTGGGTTATTTTTTGTAACCAATCTATTAGTGTTACCGCTATTAAGTGTCATAATGCTTCTTGGGGTAATCGTAATGACAATAGCTGCTTTTTCAGCCTTGCCTATTTGGTGTATCAAACCTTTAGAATGGGGCATTACAGTAATGAATTCAATAATTCATTGGGTAGCTTCGTTTGAAAGCTTCATTTTTACCAATATTCCAAGTACGTTTAACTTAATGCTTGCTTCTTATTGCTTACTAATAGCGCTGGTTTTATGGTGGAAAAAGAAAACCTTTAAAAGAACTGCACTTGTATTATCAACAATAATTGTAGTTCAAATAATATTTATAAAAAACAAACTAGATTTCGGTAATAGTAAAGAGTGGATTGTACTGAATACTTCAAAAAAAACGATTATTTGTCAACGAATAGGCAAAGAGATAGAAGTCATTTCGAATGACCTTCCAAGTAATGAAATTCAAAAAAATATGGTCTTGCAAAATTATGCAACTGGAACATTTAGTGGGATTACAGAACAAAGTCCTTTAAAAAATGTAGCCTATTTTAATGGAAATCGCATTCTTATTTTAGACAGTAGCAGCGTTTATTTTCCAAATAAAGCAACAGATGTTTTACTATTAACAGCTTCACCAAAAGTAAATTTAGAGCGTATCATAAAAAACAATAGACCAAAGTTAGTGGTTGCAGATGCTTCCAATTACAAATCATTGGTAAACTTGTGGAAACAAACCTGTAATCAACAAAAAATCCCTTTCCACTCAACTCGTGAAAAGGGATATTTTTACATTAAAGAGTAA
- a CDS encoding carboxy terminal-processing peptidase: protein MNAIITYMKKNFKIVLAILCLSGALFAFKINGSKQNTEDPEKDRLLLELLTFVIEKGHYDPAVMDDEFSKGVYKDYIQALDPSKRFFLQSDIDEFAKYELDLDDQINNKELTFFELTYSRLMVRMEESKKIYKGLLETPNDFTIDESFDTDYDKMPYAKNNKELIDRWRKQMKLSALSSITERLRMQEAKTKSTETTEATKAEELSSDLGMDANLKADKNIKIKTFAELEAESRVNIGKSLDESFGFIKELTRDDWFTVYINSIMTRFDPHTSYFAPEEKERFDVSMSGKLEGIGARLQKKNDFTEISELISGGPAWRGRQLEAGDVILKVGQGSAEPVDVVGMRLDDVVKKIKGPKGTIVRLTVKKVDGTIKNISIVRDIVEIEETYAKSSVVEKNGLRYGVIYLPKFYIDFENRDGRDAGKDIALEVERLKQAKVNGIVLDVRDDGGGSLSTVVDIAGLFIHEGPIVQVKSSGKKKEILYDTDPKIEWDGPLVIMVNSFSASASEILAAAIQDYKRGIIIGSKQTYGKGTVQNVIDLNQFVRNSSVGDLGALKTTTQKFYRINGGSTQREGVSSDVVMPDRYAYLKMGERDVDNAMPWDKIDAAPFTQWKNAQNFDKAIARSKARIAENPQFKLIEENAKWIDSKSNENTYSLNIDKFRAVQNSVEETAKKYKPIFEYKNQLKFTSLPYEEEEYKKDPTLKEKRERWHESLSKDVYVEEALNVLDDLQSKTIVKSMPSKAMNGKLVKS, encoded by the coding sequence ATGAATGCAATTATTACTTATATGAAAAAGAATTTTAAAATTGTACTTGCCATTTTGTGCTTGTCAGGTGCCTTGTTTGCTTTTAAAATAAATGGTTCGAAGCAGAACACAGAAGACCCCGAAAAAGACAGACTTTTGTTGGAGTTGTTGACTTTTGTAATTGAAAAAGGGCACTATGATCCAGCGGTTATGGATGACGAATTTTCAAAAGGGGTGTATAAAGATTATATCCAGGCCTTAGATCCTTCTAAACGCTTTTTCTTGCAATCAGATATCGATGAATTTGCTAAATACGAATTGGATTTAGACGATCAAATCAACAATAAAGAATTAACCTTTTTCGAGTTGACGTATTCTCGTTTAATGGTTCGTATGGAAGAAAGTAAAAAAATCTATAAAGGCTTGTTAGAAACGCCTAATGATTTCACCATAGATGAAAGCTTTGATACGGATTATGATAAAATGCCGTATGCCAAAAACAATAAAGAATTAATAGACAGATGGCGTAAGCAAATGAAGTTATCTGCTCTGTCTTCAATTACAGAGCGTTTGCGTATGCAAGAGGCTAAAACCAAATCAACTGAAACTACTGAAGCCACAAAAGCTGAAGAATTAAGCTCAGACTTGGGTATGGATGCAAATTTGAAAGCAGATAAAAACATCAAAATCAAGACTTTTGCAGAATTAGAAGCAGAAAGCAGAGTGAATATTGGTAAGTCTTTAGATGAATCTTTTGGTTTCATAAAAGAATTGACAAGAGATGATTGGTTTACGGTGTATATCAATTCAATTATGACTCGTTTTGATCCACATACAAGCTATTTTGCTCCTGAAGAGAAAGAACGTTTTGATGTAAGTATGAGTGGTAAACTCGAAGGAATTGGAGCTCGTTTGCAAAAGAAAAATGACTTTACTGAAATTAGCGAATTGATTTCTGGTGGTCCAGCGTGGAGAGGTCGCCAACTAGAAGCTGGAGATGTTATTTTGAAAGTGGGGCAGGGTAGTGCTGAACCTGTTGACGTGGTAGGAATGCGTTTAGATGATGTGGTTAAAAAAATAAAAGGGCCTAAAGGAACTATTGTTCGTTTGACTGTTAAAAAAGTGGATGGAACAATTAAAAATATTTCTATTGTTCGAGATATCGTTGAAATCGAAGAAACTTATGCTAAATCTAGCGTAGTTGAGAAAAATGGATTGCGTTATGGAGTAATTTATTTGCCTAAATTCTATATTGATTTTGAAAATCGTGATGGACGTGATGCTGGTAAAGATATCGCCCTTGAAGTTGAACGTTTAAAACAAGCTAAAGTCAATGGAATTGTTTTAGATGTTAGAGACGATGGAGGAGGTTCACTATCTACCGTTGTTGATATCGCAGGTCTTTTTATTCATGAAGGTCCAATTGTTCAAGTTAAGTCTTCTGGTAAGAAAAAGGAAATATTGTATGATACAGACCCAAAAATAGAGTGGGATGGTCCATTAGTAATTATGGTGAATAGTTTTTCAGCTTCTGCGTCAGAGATTCTAGCAGCTGCTATTCAAGATTACAAACGCGGAATTATTATTGGAAGCAAGCAAACTTACGGAAAAGGAACAGTTCAAAATGTTATTGATTTAAATCAGTTTGTGAGAAATAGTTCGGTAGGTGATTTGGGAGCTTTAAAAACTACTACTCAAAAATTTTATAGAATCAATGGAGGATCTACTCAGCGTGAAGGTGTTAGTAGTGATGTAGTAATGCCAGATCGTTATGCTTATTTAAAAATGGGTGAACGCGATGTTGATAATGCAATGCCATGGGATAAAATAGACGCTGCTCCTTTTACACAATGGAAAAACGCTCAAAATTTTGATAAAGCTATCGCTAGAAGTAAAGCTAGAATTGCTGAAAATCCTCAGTTTAAATTAATCGAAGAAAACGCAAAATGGATTGACAGCAAGAGTAATGAAAATACCTATAGTTTAAATATCGATAAATTTAGAGCAGTACAAAATAGTGTTGAAGAAACAGCTAAAAAATATAAACCAATTTTTGAGTATAAAAATCAATTGAAGTTTACTTCTTTACCTTACGAAGAAGAAGAATACAAAAAAGATCCTACACTAAAAGAAAAAAGAGAAAGATGGCATGAAAGTTTGTCAAAGGATGTTTATGTTGAGGAAGCATTAAATGTTCTTGATGATTTACAATCAAAGACGATAGTGAAATCAATGCCTTCTAAAGCGATGAATGGCAAATTAGTTAAATCTTAA
- a CDS encoding thioredoxin family protein gives MKKIIVFLLFTFCVIEVQAQELKWFTNVKEAVAIGNKEKKPLMLFFTGSDWCGWCIRLQKEVLKTPEFAKWAKENVVLVELDYPRKQYQSEEIRRQNAELQQAFGVQGYPTVFFAKGVTKNGKTNFEGLGSTGYVAGGPAAWLAVANGFLAQKKK, from the coding sequence ATGAAAAAAATAATTGTATTTCTGTTGTTTACATTTTGTGTTATCGAAGTACAAGCGCAAGAACTAAAATGGTTTACCAATGTAAAAGAAGCTGTTGCTATTGGCAACAAAGAGAAAAAACCTCTTATGCTTTTTTTTACAGGTAGTGACTGGTGTGGATGGTGTATCCGTTTGCAGAAAGAAGTATTGAAAACTCCAGAGTTTGCTAAATGGGCTAAAGAAAATGTTGTTTTAGTTGAATTGGATTATCCTAGAAAGCAATATCAATCAGAGGAGATTAGAAGACAAAACGCTGAATTACAACAAGCATTTGGTGTTCAAGGTTATCCAACGGTTTTTTTTGCTAAAGGAGTTACGAAGAATGGCAAAACCAATTTTGAAGGTTTAGGAAGTACTGGCTATGTAGCTGGTGGTCCAGCAGCTTGGTTGGCCGTAGCCAATGGGTTTTTAGCGCAAAAGAAAAAATAG